GCGCCGCCGTCGACCGCGCGGATGGCGCTGAGCAGGTCCCGCGGACCCATCTGCTTCAACAGGAACCCGTCCGCGCCGGCGCTCAGGGCGTCGATCATCAGCTGGTCGTCGTTGAACGTCGTCAGGGCCAGCACGTGCGGCGGATCGGGGTCCTTCTTCAGCTGCGCGGTGGCCGTGACCCCGTCCACGCGGGGCATCCGGAGGTCCATCAGCACCACGTCCGGTGAGCGTTCGCGACACACCGCGACCGCCTCCGCGCCGTCCGCCGCCTCGCCGACCACCTCGACGTCGTCGGCCGACTCCAGGATCGCCGTGGTCCCGGCGCGGATCAGAGCCTGGTCGTCGACGACGAGCACCCTGATCATGCCTCCGATGGTCGCACGGGGTCCGCCGGGTCGCGACCGTCGTGGGCCAGGGGCAGGTCCGCACGCAGGACGAAACGGCCGGCTTCACTCGAAGGAGTGGCGGTGAGGGTGCCGCCCGCCAGGGCCGCTTCGTCGGCCAGCAGCCGCAGCCCGCGACCGGTCCCGGGCAGGCCGGCGCGGTCGGACGGCGACAGCGGGCTGGTCACGGTCAGGTGCAGCCGGTCGGCGCTCGGCGTCACGCGGATGTCCGCGCGCGGCGTCGCGGCGTGGCGCAGGACGTTGGTCAGGGCCTCCCGCACGATCCGGTAGCACAGGTCCTGGGTCGTCGCGGCGCACCCGTCCACCGCGCCCACCTCCCAGTCCACCGCCACCCCGAGCGACCGGTAGTCCTGGACCAGGTCGTCGATGTCGGCCACCGTGAACTCCACGACGGGTTGCCGCGCCGGGGCCGACAGCACGTCCAGCACCTCGGTCAGCCGCGAGATCGCCTCCCGGCCCACGCTCACGATCAGGTCGCAGCGCTCCACGATGGACGCCGTGGCGGCCGGGTCCACGCTCATCGCGCCCGCGGTGGTCACCATCACGCTGACGTGGTGGCCGACCCCGTCGTGCATCATCGACGCCAACCGGGCCCGCTCGGTCAGCGTCCGCTCCCGCAGGGTGCTCTCCCGCAGCCGCCGCTGCCGCTCGGCGGACTCCTTCGCGTGCCGCTCCCGCTCGACCAGCGCCGCCTCCAGGCTGTTTTTAGCCAACCCCATGACGAAGGGCGACACGGCCGCGAACGACCAGTAGACCAGGCCGTTCACGCCGCTGGCGGGCAGGCTCGTCTCGAACTCGAACAGCCGACCGTCGGACGCCGGCTGGAACAGGGCCACGTGCAGCGGCCACACCAGCAGCAGCCCCACGG
This DNA window, taken from Saccharothrix variisporea, encodes the following:
- a CDS encoding response regulator transcription factor codes for the protein MIRVLVVDDQALIRAGTTAILESADDVEVVGEAADGAEAVAVCRERSPDVVLMDLRMPRVDGVTATAQLKKDPDPPHVLALTTFNDDQLMIDALSAGADGFLLKQMGPRDLLSAIRAVDGGASVVDTELSRRVLSRITDHGTSFPAAAERLGQLSEREREVLGHVGLGLNNAEIAQRLFMSVSTVKTYVSRTLSKLGLDNRVQAALLAHQLRLTPEE
- a CDS encoding sensor histidine kinase, which encodes MDRVMERWQDAFRSRRSRDVMASLVVAGPGAVGLLTGFWRTSTVPSLPLFAALTVVCAVAVGLWRREHDWLVALVACATFVVTDLPYANYVMTYSLARRRRWPLVALTVGLLLVWPLHVALFQPASDGRLFEFETSLPASGVNGLVYWSFAAVSPFVMGLAKNSLEAALVERERHAKESAERQRRLRESTLRERTLTERARLASMMHDGVGHHVSVMVTTAGAMSVDPAATASIVERCDLIVSVGREAISRLTEVLDVLSAPARQPVVEFTVADIDDLVQDYRSLGVAVDWEVGAVDGCAATTQDLCYRIVREALTNVLRHAATPRADIRVTPSADRLHLTVTSPLSPSDRAGLPGTGRGLRLLADEAALAGGTLTATPSSEAGRFVLRADLPLAHDGRDPADPVRPSEA